The Haliotis asinina isolate JCU_RB_2024 chromosome 3, JCU_Hal_asi_v2, whole genome shotgun sequence genome segment ttctcagTACAATCATATTGGCATTTACCTTTTCCCAAAGCTCCAATTCCTCCGTACACTCCTGGCAGTCCGTAGCCTCCAAATACACCACCAAGGCCGTAGCCTCCGTACACACCGCCAATTCCGTGGCCTCCGTACACACCTCCAATTCCATAGCCTGGGTACAGACCTGGCACTCCATAACCTCCGTACACACCTCCCAATCCGTAGCCACTGTAAAGGGCAGCCTTTCCATACAGTCCAGTCATGCCATAGCCCAAAGGCTCAGCAAAGGCAGTCACAGCCAAACAGGCAACGAGGGTGATAATTTTCATCATTGTGGAAGGCTGAAAGGGAAGTTTACAGTTTCACTCATTATCAAAGTCTACTCACACTTCTTACACATTTCCTTCAACGAAATCGGCACTTCATCCTACTCACCGTCGGTATTTTACATTTCTCGTTGTGTTGGTTGAAACAGGACTTTCGCTGCTCGATTTGACCCAGAGTTCATGGATCGCAAAACAACAATCAGATTTGGGGGACTCAATCAGTATTGCAAATAGTGGCCAGTAAAAGTTCGAAATCACCGAACAGCTTTATATCCTCACTACTTCTCATCAAACAGTAACgtgaaatattgcttttaaaGGGACAGACTAAAAGCTACATAAAACGCAAAGCATCTGATACTTACAGAGTGTCTTGATTAGACGACAAATACTGGTGTAGAGAGGCAAGAACAGTGATAGCCAGCACTTCAAAACTAGACGTTTATATACATCTGCATTCAGTTCACACCCGGAATTGATTTATTACAAGCAGATTATCTAATTTCAGCTCTAGTTGCAACTCCTTCATTATTCTTCATAGTTGTTCCGTGTTGCTATGCCTTCGGGGATTATGTCCAATGCAATGTATGTGTGTAGGAGCGGGCGAATGATTGGGGAAGTGATTgcaacactgacaaatgagccGTGACGTAATTATGCCCATTTAAGTGGTTTCCAGTGTATAAATATTAGCATCACCAGTGTCATTGTCTATCCAGTCTTATTGGCAAATTTCTTTCCATCCCTAATCTGAAAGGAACGTTTTTATCACACACAAACTGGTTAATGGGTACTAGAATtataatttgtatcctgaacgaCAGTGTGTAATTCATTTCTCAAATGGTTACTCGATAAACTaatcattttgtaaaacaaaggCATTCTCATATCTGCCTACATAGAGACTTACCTTCTATATATATGGTCCCGCCATTCTTTTCTTTCTCATACGTTTGTATCAAATGCATGGCTTTCGGAAGAGCTCATCATTCTGCccatatattttcaagaattcGGTTTGGGTTCAACTTGGTTCCGTGTTCCTGAGCTGTCAATCCTTATCATTGATGCTCATCCTACTTCTGTTGTGTGGATAATAATTAGTTGACTTCCACTACAACTACCCTCTAGCATCAGTTTACTTATGTGTGGTACAACCAATATATCAAATGTGATGTCTCACgctgttctctctctctctctctctttctctctctttctctctctctctgtgtgtgtgtgtgtgtctgtctctctctaaCTCTCACtgttctctctctgtgtctgtctatctatctttctatctgtctgtctctttTTTCTACCTCTATCTCTCTCCGCAGGACATATGTACACCCTTGTAGTTGCGGATTGACAAGAAGTTGTCACGTCATTCAGGCATCGCTCTCAACATACATTCCATAATTTACCGAATATCAGTACTCATTGTGTACATGTTTCTCAATATTCGATTGAAGCATCCATGATGCACTAATGTATAATACGGTGAAATACAGTGTAGAAATTCTCACTTGTCAGGAAGAGATTTTAATTGATTCATATGCCGCGTAATCTGCAGATGAAATATGCACTTCACAGATGGTGCACTCGTGTGTCACAGTAAAATGTGGATTTCGTCCAGGAGGAAGAAGTATTTCATTGGTTACAAGGAAACGAGACAGTAGCTCTTAAATAGTCTTCATGTATCATAAATACTGCAAAAAGAATTATGCAACTGAAGGTATGGCTAgtgattcagtgttttgtttaaggACACGGGAAAAGGGTAAGTGTAGAATGGTAAAGCTacaggtgggtaggtaggtaggggtTAGTACGGTGGTATGAGGACACATGACAGATGTTTTGACTGGACATTGTCATTTTTGTACAGATGGCATACAGATTCACgatggcagaatgtcatcaATAGCATATTTCATGGACTTCATGTGTTATAGTGTGTGTTATGATGGTATAAACGTAACATGGACACGGGTAAGGACACAGATGTCCATCGGGCTGCTTGAACACAGGGCGTCAAAGCATGAGTATGGAAATATTTGGAGTCATCTTGTCTTCCTTTGGTTGATGCAATTACTTAAACCgttttgaatttgacaacaaataccTGCTTCCCATATGCCAGTCCAGCGTGAAGATCGAGGCAGCCAAAGTAAATAAAAGCGATACaaccattttcataatcatGGCATTCTTTACTATGGCATAGTCCAATACACGATTCCAACAGTATTCTTAATGTACAGTGATAAGAGATAATTCATGTAAGGAAATGTATTGTATATAAAGTCTTAATTGGTTGTTTATGCTTTGTGTAGCCCACTGCAGTGATTATGATATgaactgtattgattttcaaagattataaagtatattttaaaacactttaCACGTTGTACATTCAGGACAACTCTCGtatgactgaaatgtatttatcaaaCCAAATTAATCAACGTGATAAATTGAAAAAGATCAACCTGGAGAGGTGTCATTACAGACGTTCTAAAACTACCACTCGATTTGAAGTGACTTCTGTAATCTACTAAGGTAGCTTCAAAGAAAATGCTCCCCCACGCTCGTCTCCCTTACCATCTGGGTGATAAACATGtatggttttcatttaattcttggtatatcattgtgcccatgtgattcCCTCAAAGGGAAAGGTTCTTCTTGTGCAAC includes the following:
- the LOC137278800 gene encoding shematrin-like protein 1, with protein sequence MMKIITLVACLAVTAFAEPLGYGMTGLYGKAALYSGYGLGGVYGGYGVPGLYPGYGIGGVYGGHGIGGVYGGYGLGGVFGGYGLPGVYGGIGALGKGVGYGYY